In a single window of the Papaver somniferum cultivar HN1 chromosome 8, ASM357369v1, whole genome shotgun sequence genome:
- the LOC113303743 gene encoding uncharacterized protein LOC113303743: MGFDQGVPLFRQLAVPENLLPAALDASTLAPGRVLSIHGFVNDIVKNTCGKPSTATLARHPLLRDPSSLKRKSPNTDTDSPRKNERRSKDRTGGFRSDSMALVTFSSSNVRDVNAFAQLARSQKTAALAAESGNAEPQRMAALAEEDDNAKPSCGEEELENKESSESSDDENNSSNSSAESSFSRSESESGETAPEDGPEAENHANAALSPTVEAAPGDPEMEVDQDKDVVAAQVAESAPATAGAILVRNPFPVAGSDAGAVFAPSYLVPYKDHVLIGGFSVPAKYETLYTKIWERYGHIATNKKLLIGLCWSSVWRKLYFRLTTCAK; this comes from the exons atgggatttgaccaaggggtcccgctCTTTCGTCAGTTGGCTGTTCCAGAAAACTTGTTGCCAGCTGCTCTTGATGCTAGTACTCTTGCGCCGG gacgagtcctttccattcatggattcgtgaatgacatAGTGAAGAATACCTGTGGTAAGCCTTCTACTGCAACTTTAGCAAGACATCCATTATTAAGGGATCCTTCCTCTCTCAAACGGAAATCTCCTAATACGGACACAGACAGTCCCCGAAAGAATgagcgaaggtcgaaagatcgcacgggtggttttcgatcagattcaatggcccttgtgactttcagttcttccaacgttcgg gACGTAAACGCCTTTGCCCAGcttgcacgtagtcagaaaaCGGCGGCTCTCGCAGCAGAGAGTGGCAATGCTGAGCCTCAGAGAATGGCGGCTCTCGCGGAAGAGGATGACAATGCCAAGCCTTCTTGCGGTGAAGAAGAGCTCGAAAATAAGGAAAGctcggaatctagtgatgatgaaaataacTCTTCCAACAGCAGCGCTGAGTCTTCTTTTAGTCGgtctgaaagtgaatca GGAGAAACCGCacctgaagatggccctgaggcGGAAAACCATGCAAATgcagctttgtctccaaccgtgGAAGCTGCGCCTGGCGACCCggaaatggaggtcgatcaagatAAAGATGTTGTTGCGGCTCAAGTAGCGGAGAGTGCTCCAGCGACCGCTGGAGCTATTTTAGTTAGGAATCCCTTTCCAGTTGCCGGTTCGGATGCGGGCGCCGTTTTCGCTCCTTCATACTTAGTTCCTTATaaagatcatgtgttgatcggcggcttcagcgtgccagccaaatacgagacgttatataccaagatatgggaaaggtatggacacatcgccaCAAACAAAAAATTACTGATCGGTTTGtgctggtcaagcgtgtggaggaagctttattttcgattgacgacatgtgcaaagtga